One genomic region from Anopheles bellator chromosome 2, idAnoBellAS_SP24_06.2, whole genome shotgun sequence encodes:
- the LOC131212792 gene encoding acyl-CoA Delta12-desaturase, giving the protein MADHNENFASATAQPAQTTNDATAGQDTTRAKEEPTSTQEKQGQSQPSSSRDTKREASWPSVLFYIHLNILGVYGIFVLFSHTSAITFAFTLLLTLCGILGVTAGAHRLWAHRSYEASPLLRFTLMLFQTLAGQGSIYDWVRMHRLHHEKFRTVDDPYYGDKDFLHAQVFANIRQLSARQEKLLEAIDMSDLEADPFVMFQKRFYWLLYPVLFVLLPINAPLEYWGDTVQAAIFVSFSLRYLIVLNVAWLINSAHFVWGLDKNHKQSDSNMVFLVTKSYWPQYHYLLPFDYQSGEFGNYGSGCTTAFIRICAATGLATKLQTMTTEAVKRGLSMAVDSGKPIVDCLKQAGAEDMCNLQREHYLHNERLH; this is encoded by the exons ATGGCAGACCACAACGAAAACTTTGCCTCGGCcacagcccagccagcccagaCGACGAATGACGCTACCGCGGGGCAGGACACGACTAGGGCAAAAGAAGAACCTACATCGACCCAAGAGAAGCAGGGCCAGAGCCAGCCGAGCTCCTCCAGGGACACCAAGCGGGAAGCCAGCTGGCCTTCGGTTCTGTTTTACATCCACCTCAACATTCTTGGCGTGTAcgggatttttgttttattttctcataCGTCGGCGATAACGTTTGCCTTCA CACTCTTGCTCACGCTGTGTGGCATCTTGGGCGTTACGGCCGGAGCTCACCGCCTATGGGCCCATAGATCGTACGAGGCGTCGCCGTTACTTCGCTTCACGCTGATGCTTTTCCAAACGCTCGCCGGCCAG GGCTCCATCTACGATTGGGTGCGCATGCATCGGCTCCATCACGAAAAGTTTCGCACCGTCGACGACCCTTACTATGGTGATAAGGATTTCTTGCACGCCCAAGTCTTTGCCAACATTCGCCAGCTGAGCGCACGGCAGGAGAAGCTCCTGGAAGCGATCGACATGTCCGACCTAGAGGCCGATCCGTTTGTGATGTTCCAGAAACGGTTCTACTGGCTCCTGTACCCGGTGCTGTTCGTGCTGCTGCCCATTAATGCTCCGCTCGAGTACTGGGGAGACACCGTGCAGGCGGCCATCTTTGTTTCCTTCTCGTTGCGCTATCTGATCGTGCTGAACGTGGCGTGGCTTATCAACTCGGCACACTTCGTTTGGGGACTGGATAAGAACCACAAACAGTCGGATTCGAACATGGTTTTCTTGGTCACGAAGAGCTACTGGCCCCAGTATCACTATCTGCTGCCGTTCGACTATCAGAGCGGCGAGTTTGGCAACTACG GTTCCGGGTGTACAACCGCTTTCATTCGCATCTGCGCCGCCACTGGGCTGGCCACCAAGCTGCAAACCATGACGACCGAAGCCGTCAAACGTGGCCTCTCGATGGCGGTGGACAGTGGAAAGCCCATTGTGGACTGCCTGAAGCAGGCCGGAGCCGAGGACATGTGCAACCTGCAGCGAGAACACTATCTCCACAACGAACGACTCCACTAG
- the LOC131209888 gene encoding acyl-CoA Delta-9 desaturase isoform X2 yields the protein MAPNVSDTVATSAGGTEVHEVVSCIDNQAGGRTRKRIDFANEPLQPATFSDRNNNNNSSNECDHGTAIEPFRAQIRWPDLLAQLFVHVGFVIGALQLVTLQAKLYTFLWTVLLVWASGLGITAGAHRLWSHKSYKARWPLRLLLMFLFTICGQRDAYTWALDHRIHHKYSETDADPHNAKRGFFFAHVGWVFLTPHPEVVAKRKIIDMSDLLADPIVMAQRRYYIPLFALLVIGMPVLVPWYCWEERLSVAFWVCFTLRFTTTLNIAFFVNSVAHMFGNRPYDKSISPVENLAVAIAAMGEGWHNYHHVFPWDYKTSELGDYLFNVTTGKSVPPEVIARRAAKCGDGTRFLTDEYAHQDAVWGYGDQDISKEDVDAIVRSQN from the exons ATGGCACCTAATGTGTCGGATACGGTAGCAACGAGTGCTGGTGGAACCGAGGTGCACGAGGTTGTTTCCTGCATCGACAACcaagccggtggccggacaCGGAAACGGATAGATTTCGCAAACGAACCCCTGCAGCCGGCTACCTTCAGtgaccgcaacaacaacaacaacagcagtaaTGAGTGTGATCACGGAACAGCCATTGAACCGTTCCGAGCACAAATACGGTGGCCTGATTTGCTGGCCCAGCTCTTCGTCCACGTAGGATTCGTGATCGGCGCCCTGCAGCTGGTGACACTACAGGCAAAACTGTACACATTCCTGTGGA CCGTCCTGTTGGTGTGGGCCTCTGGATTAGGCATAACGGCCGGTGCCCACCGGCTGTGGTCACACAAATCATACAAAGCTCGCTGGCCACTCCGTTTGTTGCTAATGTTCTTATTTACGATTTGTGGCCAG CGTGATGCGTATACCTGGGCCCTCGATCACCGAATCCACCACAAGTATTCGGAAACGGACGCCGATCCGCACAACGCGAAGCGAggctttttcttcgcccacgTCGGCTGGGTTTTCCTGACGCCCCACCCGGAGGTGGTGGCGAAGCGGAAAATCATCGACATGAGCGATCTCCTGGCGGACCCGATCGTGATGGCACAGCGCAGATACTACATTCCACTGTTCGCACTGCTAGTCATCGGGATGCCGGTCCTGGTGCCGTGGTACTGTTGGGAGGAACGTTTGTCGGTGGCGTTTTGGGTGTGCTTCACGTTGCGCTTCACCACCACTCTCAACATTGCGTTCTTCGTGAACAGTGTGGCCCACATGTTTGGGAACCGGCCGTACGACAAGAGCATCAGCCCGGTGGAAAACCTGGCCGTGGCGATCGCGGCAATGGGCGAAGGATGGCACAACTATCATCACGTGTTTCCGTGGGATTATAAAACGAGCGAGTTGGGCGACTATCTGTTCAACGTTACTACAG GCAAGTCGGTTCCCCCGGAAGTGATCGCACGCAGGGCAGCAAAGTGTGGCGATGGAACGCGCTTTCTGACCGATGAGTACGCCCATCAGGACGCGGTTTGGGGCTACGGTGATCAGGACATATCCAAGGAAGACGTCGACGCCATCGTGCGGAGTCAAAATTAA
- the LOC131209888 gene encoding acyl-CoA Delta-9 desaturase isoform X1 yields the protein MAPNVSDTVATSAGGTEVHEVVSCIDNQAGGRTRKRIDFANEPLQPATFSDRNNNNNSSNECDHGTAIEPFRAQIRWPDLLAQLFVHVGFVIGALQLVTLQAKLYTFLWTVLLVWASGLGITAGAHRLWSHKSYKARWPLRLLLMFLFTICGQRDAYTWALDHRIHHKYSETDADPHNAKRGFFFAHVGWVFLTPHPEVVAKRKIIDMSDLLADPIVMAQRRYYIPLFALLVIGMPVLVPWYCWEERLSVAFWVCFTLRFTTTLNIAFFVNSVAHMFGNRPYDKSISPVENLAVAIAAMGEGWHNYHHVFPWDYKTSELGDYLFNVTTGFIDCFARLGWAYERKSVPPEVIARRAAKCGDGTRFLTDEYAHQDAVWGYGDQDISKEDVDAIVRSQN from the exons ATGGCACCTAATGTGTCGGATACGGTAGCAACGAGTGCTGGTGGAACCGAGGTGCACGAGGTTGTTTCCTGCATCGACAACcaagccggtggccggacaCGGAAACGGATAGATTTCGCAAACGAACCCCTGCAGCCGGCTACCTTCAGtgaccgcaacaacaacaacaacagcagtaaTGAGTGTGATCACGGAACAGCCATTGAACCGTTCCGAGCACAAATACGGTGGCCTGATTTGCTGGCCCAGCTCTTCGTCCACGTAGGATTCGTGATCGGCGCCCTGCAGCTGGTGACACTACAGGCAAAACTGTACACATTCCTGTGGA CCGTCCTGTTGGTGTGGGCCTCTGGATTAGGCATAACGGCCGGTGCCCACCGGCTGTGGTCACACAAATCATACAAAGCTCGCTGGCCACTCCGTTTGTTGCTAATGTTCTTATTTACGATTTGTGGCCAG CGTGATGCGTATACCTGGGCCCTCGATCACCGAATCCACCACAAGTATTCGGAAACGGACGCCGATCCGCACAACGCGAAGCGAggctttttcttcgcccacgTCGGCTGGGTTTTCCTGACGCCCCACCCGGAGGTGGTGGCGAAGCGGAAAATCATCGACATGAGCGATCTCCTGGCGGACCCGATCGTGATGGCACAGCGCAGATACTACATTCCACTGTTCGCACTGCTAGTCATCGGGATGCCGGTCCTGGTGCCGTGGTACTGTTGGGAGGAACGTTTGTCGGTGGCGTTTTGGGTGTGCTTCACGTTGCGCTTCACCACCACTCTCAACATTGCGTTCTTCGTGAACAGTGTGGCCCACATGTTTGGGAACCGGCCGTACGACAAGAGCATCAGCCCGGTGGAAAACCTGGCCGTGGCGATCGCGGCAATGGGCGAAGGATGGCACAACTATCATCACGTGTTTCCGTGGGATTATAAAACGAGCGAGTTGGGCGACTATCTGTTCAACGTTACTACAGGTTTCATTGATTGCTTCGCACGCCTCGGTTGGGCTTATGAGC GCAAGTCGGTTCCCCCGGAAGTGATCGCACGCAGGGCAGCAAAGTGTGGCGATGGAACGCGCTTTCTGACCGATGAGTACGCCCATCAGGACGCGGTTTGGGGCTACGGTGATCAGGACATATCCAAGGAAGACGTCGACGCCATCGTGCGGAGTCAAAATTAA
- the LOC131209953 gene encoding small glutamine-rich tetratricopeptide repeat-containing protein beta-like produces the protein MSDNVEITDAKYFVRSFIRFLTGQIEKPNFNADSRESLEVAIQCLENVYELTEDDDKPATAGEGACKEENDPRNHIDLYDLYRNTFVEVSPERKQEAEGLKNEGNRLMKEEKYQEALNTYSKAIHMDGTNPVFYCNRAAAYSRLGDYNQAANDCKMALRHDPNYSKAWGRLGLAYSKMNLHQQAIGAYQNAIRLEPENQDYKNNLNVSQQHLEERARNPAQAAGAGGANPVDNIDFAAALNNTDLVQMATRMMGDPSIQNMLGQLGGMNNMDALLETGRRLAMQMSSENPDLFSNVIRQMEQAGVNVPRNNPSNNPDGNQPQPPPNPPSS, from the exons ATGAGTGACAATGTCGAAATTACCGATGCGAAATACTTCGTGCGCTCGTTCATTCGCTTCCTGACGGGCCAGATAGAGAAGCCAAACTTTAACGCCGATTCCCGGGAGAGCCTAGAAGTGGCCATACAGTGCCTGGAGAATGTGTACGAGCtgaccgaggacgacgataagccggcgacggcgggcgAAGGGGCGTGCAAAGAGGAAAACGATCCTCGCAATCACATCGATCTGTACGACCTCTATCGGAACACGTTCGTCGAGGTGTCACCGGAGCGTAAACAGGAAGCCGAGGGCCTGAAGAACGAGGGAAATCGACTGATGAAAGAGGAGAAATACCAAGAGGCACTGAATACCTACAGCAA GGCGATTCATATGGATGGTACGAATCCGGTGTTTTACTGCAACCGGGCCGCAGCATACAGTCGGCTCGGGGACTACAACCAGGCGGCCAACGATTGCAAGATGGCCCTTAGGCATGATCCGAACTACAGCAAGGCATGGGGCCGGCTGGGTTTGGCCTACTCTAAGATGAACCTTCACCAGCAAGCCATTGGCGCGTATCAGAATGCGATCCGGCTGGAGCCTGAGAACCAGGACTACAAAAACAATCTGAACGTTTCGCAGCAGCATCTTgaggagcgcgcgcgcaacccCGCTCAagcggccggtgccggtggtgctaATCCAGTCGATAACATTGACTTCGCTGCTGCACTCAACAATACCGACCTGGTGCAAATGGCCACCCGTATGATGGGCGACCCATCAATACAGAACAT GCTTGGACAACTGGGCGGAATGAACAACATGGACGCGTTGTTAGAAACTGGCCGTCGTTTGGCTATGCAGATGAGCTCCGAAAATCCGGACCTTTTCAGTAACGTCATTCGGCAGATGGAGCAGGCTGGAGTGAACGTACCACGAAACAATCCATCCAACAATCCGGATGGGAACCAGCCACAACCTCCACCAAATCCGCCATCTTCCTAA